The genomic segment attttgaagcccaagaaaataaagtctgtcactgtttccattttttccccctctatgtgccatgaaatgatgggaccggatgccatgatctcagtttttcaaaaactgttgagttttgagccagctgTTTTCTGGCTACAAAATGGTAAATAAAACAAGTGTGGTTCCTGACCTCATGGAGCTAAAAGACTACTGGGGAAGACAGActtaaataaacacacaaataaatatatcattgaaaattatatttatggaaggaaaagaaaacaggatgCTACATGAGAATATGATAAGAAACGTGtgttgcattaggtggccaaggaAGGCTTCTGAGATATAAAGGAGGAtaagaatgaagagagaaaatactgtaagtcaactacatttcaatgaAAAACTagttaactaatttaaaaaaaaaaaaaaaaaaagaatgaggaacttccctggtgatccagtagctaaaactccatgctcctgatacagggggcccaggttcattccctggtcggggaactagattccacatgctgcaacttaaactcagtgcagccaaataaataaataaaacaaaataaatatttttttttttaatgaaaggcaACCTAGGGGAGGGAAGTACCTCgggcagaaaagaaggaaggcACGCTCAAGGAACAGAAGGGAGCTGATGTGGGGAAGccaggtggtggaggtggtgaggGAGGCAGGTGCTGTGGGCCACACAGAGGTTTACAGCAACATCACCCTCCGACCAGAGGGAAACCATGGGTGGATTTTTAGTAGCAGGGAGGTAGGATCAGATATACTCTTTTGGGGAGGATAGGGTAGAGGTGGGTAGAGACCCAGCTTTCTGGGGCTTGTGTGATTTTTCAGTGTGGTAACACCCTCTCTCTCTGGTTTCCCGACAGTTCATTTCCCTGACACGGCCCCTGGATTCCCACCTAGAGCATGTGGATTTTCGTTCTCTCATGCGTTGCCTCAGTTTTGAGCAGATTCTTCAGATCTTTGCCTCTGCAGTGCTGGAAAGAAGAATCATCTTCTTGGCAGAAGGTCTCAGGTTGGTGCAGTCACTGAGCAGCTCGCCTGAATTGACCGGCATCCCTGGGTTCCAGGGGACAGACAGGACGGTCCTCCAAGGAACTCAGGCTGTAGGACCTGTGTGCTCACCTTTCCTCCACACTGTCTTGATCTGCACTAAAGCCTAGAAAATAGCTGCTGTAATAGCTGTTATAATTCCCTGTTCCTGCCTCCAAACTTGATTGCTGCCTAAGCCTGAAGGAGGTTTGTGATTTAGCTCTGAGAAGGGCATGAAGCATTCTTGTGACAGCCTAGGAGAAAACCAGTTAGGGTGGATAAAGAGGATTCTGCTCCTGAAAGGCTAAGGGAGGACAGGGCAGGAAGGTGTATGTACAATGGTATGGAGGTCAAACCCATTATCCTAGTGGCAAACACACCTCATTTgtccatttatttactcattcaacaaacacttaatGTGTGTCAACTGTTAACCAGATGCCAAGCATGAGGGAGATACAGATAAACAAAAGATGGTCCTAGACCTAAAGCGGATATAGACTTACTCCTGATTGAAAGGAAGCACAAGTGTAGAAATCAGCAGAACAATTCAAGGTCTTTTCTTCTACCTTTAGCAACATGGTGTTCCTTAGGTTAgtttcttaacttttatttttttattttatggatggatgggcgtgtgggatctttagttccctgaccagggattgaacctgtaccctttgcattggaagtgcagagtcttaaccactgaaccaccagggaagtccttagtttCTTAACTTTTTGAAGTCGTGATCTCCTTATCTGTAATTGGACAGATCAACTGTGTCTACCTCATAAGAGTGtagtaaggattaaatgaaataatgcacttTAGGTACCTAGCACCCTGCCAGGCCCACTGGTAAATGCCAGTTGTTTTTCTTAATAATAATTTCATAGTTGAGTATATCCCTGTATAGTGTATAGTTGAAGCAGAATACTATCATATCTTGGTCTCTGCCTCTTAGAGGCTTCAAGTCTGGTTAAGACATGGGGAGATACGTGACAGATGGAGACAGgagaaaaattttaagacaatAGAAGGTTGGCTCATTTATGCCTGTGGATGGAGAAAACTGCTTATGTTGAGCTGACAATCCTGGTTTTATCTTttaggaaagaagaaggaaaggactTTAGGGACCCAAATGTTAGACCAGATGGTCAGGTGAATGTCAAGAGTTTTAAAGGAAAGGAAGTTTGGGTAGGCAGTGGGGTCTGTGGGTTGAAAATTCTGTAAAAATCAGTGATAACCAAAAAGGCACCGTGTGTGCAAtacaaagttgcttcagtcacaccGTGTGTGCAAtacaaagttgcttcagtcatgtccaactctttgcaaccctatgagctgtaacctgccaggcttgtctgtccatgggcttctccaggcaagaatactggagcgggttgccaggccctccccgaggggatcttcacaacccagggacagaacccacatctcttgtctccttcattggcaggtgggttctttaccactagcgccacctgggaagccccagaaggcaCCAGTTGTGGGCTAATCTTTGTGGGAAGCAGTGCAAATCTCTTGCTTTAGACATAGCTCTTCCTCTCTTGGCCCTGTAGGGCAGGGATCCCCAACCTCCAGGCACCGGTCCATGGCCTGGTAGGAACTGGACCATGCAACAGGAGGTGAGCAGCGGAgtaaagcttcatctgtatttacagccactccccatcaccacctgagctctgcctcctgtcagagCAGcggtggcattagattctcataggagcacaaaccctactgtgaactgtgcatgcgAGGGATCTAGGTTGCCTGCTCCTCATGAGAatttaatgcctgatgatctgaggtggaactgaggcagtgatgccaatGCTGGGGACCTACTGCAAATACAGATTATCATTAGCACGATAAatataatgtgcttgaatcatcttgaaaccatcccacccctcccccgcaACCCCAGCCCTTGGTCTGTGGGAAAAAAACTGGTTACTGGTACCAAAAAGTTTGGGGATTGCTGCTGTAGGGAATTGAGAAGTTTCTGTTGTGGCTAGAGCTGGAATTCTGGCTTTTGCCCCCTAGGATCAATGTTTAGAAAGTGAAGGGGACTCCAGGTGTCAGCTGGCCTGGACACGGGCAAAGGTTGGCAGGACTCACCTCTAAGGCGTTAACTTTCTTCAGGGAAACCCCACCActccccacttccttccttcaCTGAGTATTTCAGATCTCTGCCACTCAGCCAGGAAAGGGACTTCCAGTCAGCCTAAGCCTTGGCTAGACTCTCAGAGACTCCATCTTTCTAACTCAGGAAGTGCTAGCTTGATACGAAGAATTGAAACAAGGTTTCCGCATCTGTGTTTTTGTTGGCCTTGGCTTTGGGGCAGTTTGGAGAAATGAAGAGCCACTAAAGCTAGTGGAGAATAGAGAAGacagggagggtgtgtgtgttgagggggttAAAGGGAGGGGGCATGAGGGGACTTGGGTCTGAGTTGTGACTTAGGCAGTAATTACACAGGGAATGCTTCCTTGGAAAGGGTGGAGGAGTCCTCTTGGGGGGACTTTCCGGGTGGGAATTGCTGATCAGAGGTTCCTGGAATCcaggaatttcccaagcaagctCAGGCACCAACCTGATAAGTTTAAATAACCATGAGTGGTCAGAGGGAGCCCTGAGAGTTGAAGCCTGGGGATGAGAGATAAGGAGGAAATAGACTTGACCTCTCTGCTGCACTCCAGTGTCTACATGTTTGTCTCCTTAACTACACTGTGTGCCTTAAAAGCAGGGCTGGTCTTTTGCTTCCTGGTATCCACATCCCTAGCACAGTAGTGAGCATAGAGAAGGGACTCCATCAATGATCAGTTACCTCATAGATGGAAgacatttcctcttcctcctcctctctttaaAGAcactccctccaccccacccccagtggaaaagaatcacATAGAGGCCCCATACTTGACGAGAGGAGCCTCAGCCTCTTCTGGTTTctacccctcccctcccagcttcAGGTAGCCAGAAGCTCTGTGACCGGCATGGCTCCCAGACTTGCTATAGTTCCGGCACAGCCAGCATGAGCAGCTGCTGTCAATGGCGGGCGGTGGGGAggtggcatgggggtgggggcctAGGCAGGCCCTTCTGACTCTCACTTTCTGTGCCCTGTCCCCAGCACCCTGTCTCAGTGCATCCATGCTACTGCCGCGCTGCTCTACCCCTTCAGCTGGGCCCACACCTACATACCTGTGGTCCCCGAGAgcctgctgggaactgtctgctGCCCCACTCCCTTCATGGTTGGAGTCCAAATGCGCTTCCGGCAGGAGGTTTTGGACAGCCCCATGGAAGAGGTACGATGCAGCAAGAAGGGGGCCTGATTTGGAGCCAGGCAGACCTGGATCCAGATCCCACCTCTGCTGCTAATAGCTGTGTGATTTTgtggcaagttgcttaacctctttaagcctcagcttcctcatctgtaaaaatggaacGGCAACACTTAGACCCTAAAgatcctaggggaaaaaaatcagcataAAGCACCTAGCCTGGTGCCTGACATATAGCTGATACTCAGTAAGTGCCTGCTCCGTTCTCTGAATGATTTCCCTTTGGACTTAAGGGGCAGCACATGGCTTATTTGGGCTTCGCCCAACTGTACTAGGCTAGCTAGTCCTAGTGAGCAGGCCCTGGGTGtctcatttttcttctgaatGGACAAGCACAGCTGGTCTGTACAACACACACCCCACTGGAATTTATTCACATTGCTTGGAAGTGAACTAACAGTCTTCCTGGAAACAATGAGTTttgaaaatgcagatttttttgtAGTAGGGGTCATCCTTCCAATTAGCTTAGAGCTCAGTTGGTTAATGAAAATATTGGTCCAAATCCCCTTTGATTTTGTCAGCCTCTTGAGTCTTGGCAGTACCCCAGATACACCAAAGAGCTCAGTGGTGAGAATGGGTGTTAATTACATAAACCTACCTCCAGTGGTGGAAAAACAACTTCTGCTTTGCTTGAGTTGTCAATAGAAACTTTCAAGAGATAGAACATTACTATAATCTCAAGCCAAAAGAGCTACTTAGGTTGGTCTGGCTAACCACCAACTCCCTCTGTGtagacagaaagggaagaggcaGAGCCTCGAAGTAAGCTACTGGAGGCATGTGACAAGTCCTAGTGGGAGGACTTCCTCCATTTATATAAGAAATTACCAAGGTCCAGAGAGCTCAATCCACTTATCGAGGCTGCACAGGCAGTGCCTGAATCTAGCAGAGACAGAAGCAAAGCACCTCTTGCGCAGTGCTGCCGGGAAGAAGCAGGctgtttctcttccttgtctcccCAGCCCGCCCTGCCGTCCTCAGAACTGCTGAGCACACATGCCCTTTGAGCCAACCTCTGCCTTGTGACTAACTGGGACAGAGTGTCAGCCCCATGTTTAGTAATACGACTCAATAAGTGTCCCAATCCCAGAAGTTATGAAACTTCCTGATGCTGCAGCGCCATCTTCTTGGACGCTGTGATTTCTCCCCCAGTGGCCTGGCGGGAAGACATCCCAAGGCTAGTCAGACTCCAGCTTGTGCTGTCCAAGAGCCCCAGCTGATGAAATGGGCATGGGGTAGGGATGGGAGACGGCTAGGGGTCAGGGAGAGAGATGGGGCATTCTTTGATTCCCAGGTCAGCTCTTTGGAAGGGCTCCTTGGACAGACAGTAATATACTCAAGTACTGGAAAGATTTCTGGGAACAACTTTAGAAAGAAATTCTTTACACATGCTCTTACCTCCCAGCCCACAAAGTGAACAGCCTGCCCTAAATGAAGGCATCTCAGCCTATGTATACAAGTGGTTTCACGCCTGAACTAGTTCAACTTTTCTCCCCTGATGATGGATAATTGCAGTGCCTGCTCTGTCTTTTGGCACACATtcctatttctctcttctttttatttgggAGAAGGGTGCATGGAGGGATCCCTCACCAGAGGGACCCAGCAGGCATTTAAATGGCCAACACAGGCTTTGGGGGATTATGATAAACTGCTGAGCACCTGCCTTGCCTAAAGGAGGCAGCTGTAACTCAGTTCCCTCTGAATGTGGATCAGCGTTAGAACTCCTGACTTTTCCAGAGAAGCCCTAGATCCAAATTCTGTGTggaatgttttaatttaaatattggaAACTAATTGAATGATTTGAAAATTCTCTGAGTCTCAAAGAAACAGGTCTGTAGGTTGGAATCTAACTGGCAGGATGCGTATTGGTCATCTCTAGTCTAGACTAAAGGCCCCTTAGGCAGTGATGGAGCTGATACTAGAACTCAGGTTCCCCAAGTTCCAGCCCTGTGCTTGTCCTACCTGCACCCTACCAACATGTGATTactgcctctccttccctcctccttttgTCCCCAGGCTTATTTTCTCCTCTCGCTCTTCCCTGCTGGAAGGTCCAAAGCTCTTGTgggaattttaataatttttacttatatatttttggctgtgctgggtcttcgttcctgtgtgggcttttctcttgtggttgcagagagtggggggcTACTCCATAGTTctggtgcatgggtttctcatggtggcggcttctcttgttgcagagcacaggctctagggcatgcaggcttcagtagttacaacacctgggttcagtagttgtggcacatgggcccaattgctctgtggcatgtgggaccttccctgaatcagggatcggacccgtgtctcctgtgctggcaggcagattctttaccactgagtcaccagggaagccctgtgggagttttaaaaatggaattctaGGCAATTGTACATAAAGTTGttgtaagcattaaaaaaaaaaaaaaaatcaaaagatgccCATCCCTGTCCTAAAGCTCACCAGAGGGACGGGAACTGAAGAACTGTAGGAAGAATGATGCGCTACCAAAGACAGCACAACACAGGCTTGGAAACTGGCGCTACTCTTTGATAGCAGTATCACCTCAGGCAGTTTAACTTCTTTGGGTATTTCCTCACCTGAACAGGCACAGTATCTGCCTCTACAGGAGcattgggaagattaaatgagataagatgTGCAGAGCACAGTGTATGCCATTTAATGCTTCATACATAGAAGTTATAACTATGATCAATGCTTTTTTATTAAGAGAGTGACTGGCTTCATTTACCCATATTGTATACCCCATCTTCCTTAGCTCTCTCCCCTATTTCCTGCTTCCTATACCCTCATACCCTTTTCTCAGGAAAGAGTGGGTGGTGAGAAAGGAGTGTAGCAGACAGGAAATGAGAACTGAAGATGCTGATTTTGTTGTTACTTGGGCTGAAAGGTACAGCAACAGGCAGAaacagagaaaggggaagaaaccAAGCTGTCCCATTTTTATTTCAGGTCCTGTTGGTGAATCTTTGTGAAGGAACCTTCTTAATGTCAGTAAGTGTCTGGGTTCAGATCCCTTGCAGACCCACAACCAACTCACTTGCTCTTGGCTCATCAAAGTTCCACTACTTTAACAAACTTTAAGTATGCTAACAAGACTTCACCTCTCTCAAGGAGAGTGTGACTTCACAAGGCAGTCAGCGTTAGTGCTTTTAGAGCAAGGACATAGACCGCGTACCAGAGGGACAGAGACTTCCTAGTGTTTAGAGTTGAAGCTTCCGTTGTTTCTCTTGTATGTGGCCAATTATTTGGGGGTGGAATGGGGTGTAGAATTCATGCCTCACATTCTCTGTCAACACTTCACACCTCCTCCCTGACTGCTTGACCTCTGAGCTGACTCTGTCCTCTCCCTAGGTTggtgatgaaaaagacatcctaCCACCCAAGCTTCAGGATGACATCTTAGAATCTCTTAGTCAGGGCATCAAGGAGTCACAGAGTAAGTCCCAGGTCCCTCTTATTCTGGCTTTCTCCAAAGAGTTTAAGGGCATGATTCCCAACAATTCCCTTCTAAAACTAAAAGGAATTCACTCCGCAGTCCTGGGCTAGTCCCAGAGGCCTTGATCCTAAAGGGCAAGTATGAGATTTTACTCTTCCTAAGCAATGGTGAACCCATCTCCAGTCTTACATTTTCATCAACCATTAATTATGAACCCTGCCTCACCCCACCCCTTGCCCAAGAGTTTTCAGCCTGCAATGAAAGCCACTTGGAGGTAAGGGTGGGTAGTTTTCATCCTTCTGCTACCCCTGAGATGGTCTCTTTATATCCCCTGCAGCTTCTGAACAAATCAATGAGCACGTTTCAAGGCCTTTTGTGCAGTTCTTTGTCAAGACTGTGGGCCACTATGCTTCCTACATCAAGCGGGAGGTGAATGGGCAAGGCCGCTTCCAAGAACGGGCCTTCTATAAGGCTCTGACCTCAAAGGCCAACCGCCGGTTTGTGAAGAAATTTGTGAAGACACAGCTCTTCTCCCTTTTCATCCAGGAAGCCGAAAAGAGCAAGAACCCTCCTGCAGGTATTCAGTGAAAGCTCCCTATCAACCCAAGCCCAGAGGGTCACTGCCTGCAAATCAGGTGTGGTCctaggaggggagggaagggcacTTCTAAGAGAGGTTCACAGAAATAGCTGTGATTTTATCAAATGGGGTTGGAAAGAAAGGTCCTGAAGCCTAAGAAAATGCCTCTGAGGCTGACGTTTTGTAGACATTGCTCTGTTCATCAGCCAGTAGGAGgatctttgctttctgttttagTCTAGAGCTAATTCCTACTAATTATTCTGTTTTAGGACCCCTTAGAAGCCTAATCGAATACCTAGATCTACAAAGGCCTAGGATGGCATGGGGATCCTGGCGGGAATGTGGGTATAGTGGGCGAGCATGGGCAGCAGACATTGAGAGTATCTCTGACCCTTGTTCTTGAGCTTATCTTAGTCTGCCTGGCCAGATTAGCTGCCTCTAATACCTATATCTCTAACACCACAGattatttccaaaagaaaatacGTGAATATGAGgaacagaagaaacagaagaaaccaaaggaaaagaCTGTGAAATAAGAGCTGTGGTGAACAGGACTGCCTAGACCTATGGGCCAGTAGTGGACTTTGACCCCTGCCAGCACGGTATGATGTGAAGCTCTCAGTCAATAGAATCcacagccttcttcagagtcctgGTAACCAGGTCTTGCTTCAAGTTGGGTGTCTTGAGTTTGGGATTTCTGAAATCAGCTTTCTCAAGACTTTGGAAGGCTCGGACCTCTGTGCTCACAGAGCTGGGCATATAGCTGCCTTTTATGCAGAGGTGACACAGGGCAAGAAACAGTAGTAGAGGTGGTGTAGAG from the Bos javanicus breed banteng chromosome 3, ARS-OSU_banteng_1.0, whole genome shotgun sequence genome contains:
- the DENND2D gene encoding DENN domain-containing protein 2D isoform X1 — encoded protein: MPDRPKKMERQAGGGILSRFRKRLPLHRAGPPQENLGEVVKEPERALEHCLPNLAGGQHFFEYLLVVSLKRKHSGEDYEPRIIYQFPKRENLLRGQQEEEERLLGAIPLFCFPDGNERAPLTECPRETFSFVLTNVDGSRKIGYCRRLLPDGHGPRLPRVYCIISCIGCFGLFSKILDEVEKRHQISMAIIYPFMQGLREAAFPAPGKTVTLKSFIPDSGTEFISLTRPLDSHLEHVDFRSLMRCLSFEQILQIFASAVLERRIIFLAEGLSTLSQCIHATAALLYPFSWAHTYIPVVPESLLGTVCCPTPFMVGVQMRFRQEVLDSPMEEVLLVNLCEGTFLMSVGDEKDILPPKLQDDILESLSQGIKESQTSEQINEHVSRPFVQFFVKTVGHYASYIKREVNGQGRFQERAFYKALTSKANRRFVKKFVKTQLFSLFIQEAEKSKNPPADYFQKKIREYEEQKKQKKPKEKTVK
- the DENND2D gene encoding DENN domain-containing protein 2D isoform X2; translated protein: MDGLGRRLRASLRLKRGRWGPPQENLGEVVKEPERALEHCLPNLAGGQHFFEYLLVVSLKRKHSGEDYEPRIIYQFPKRENLLRGQQEEEERLLGAIPLFCFPDGNERAPLTECPRETFSFVLTNVDGSRKIGYCRRLLPDGHGPRLPRVYCIISCIGCFGLFSKILDEVEKRHQISMAIIYPFMQGLREAAFPAPGKTVTLKSFIPDSGTEFISLTRPLDSHLEHVDFRSLMRCLSFEQILQIFASAVLERRIIFLAEGLSTLSQCIHATAALLYPFSWAHTYIPVVPESLLGTVCCPTPFMVGVQMRFRQEVLDSPMEEVLLVNLCEGTFLMSVGDEKDILPPKLQDDILESLSQGIKESQTSEQINEHVSRPFVQFFVKTVGHYASYIKREVNGQGRFQERAFYKALTSKANRRFVKKFVKTQLFSLFIQEAEKSKNPPADYFQKKIREYEEQKKQKKPKEKTVK